The genomic segment ATTTGGATTTGGTCTCACAATTTGTATTCTattattaatgtgtttgtataattttttcttttctttttttcttgacgGCCTTTTCCATCAGTTGTTGGacagtttccgtagtgtagtggttatcacgttcgcctaacacgcgaaaggtccccggttcgagaccgggcggaaacacttcTTTGCTTGCACTCACTCTGAGTTGAGctataaaaaaaagaccaaCTAGTAATTCGTATACAAAAGAATGTGAACCATttcattgatgtttttttctctaaaattcattataaaataaatataacctCACAGCTGATAAACGTAACAAATTTGATGCCTAATAAACTCCTTtattaaagcattttaaatatagtttgtttttattgatttaaaccTCAATATATTTCTGTTTACAATGTACAACactaattaaaaatgtgtttcatccTTCATCCAAAATGTATGAAGGAGCAATATCACAGGTCCTGcctccctgcagctgtcagactgtacaatcaGCATTGCTCCCAGTAaacctcaataaaaaaaatcctatttcacatatatatatatatatatatgtatgtatatatatatatatatatattaatttatttattttttaattagagtaaatgtatttatttaccatgactttatttctgtgtgtgaatgatacAGGTTTATACCCTGGCTGCATTTGACAGGGAGGATCATGCatgatgttaatgtgttggtTTTGTTAGTGTTGGTAAATAATGAACAGGGTAGAAAAGTAAATTCCCCCCCGTCGGGGAATTGAACctgtgacaggcggagatactgtccactctACTAACGAGGAATTGAACCATCAACCCATCAGACACGTCAATCTATTAGTATTTATTTAAGTACTAATTATTATGGTTGCTGATAATATTTGAATTCAGGACAGTTCTTCATCCCTTGTATGAATgctttatgaataataataattattgttattgttgttgtggttgttatTGCTATTCTGTGTAGGTTTTGATGCTCCGTGGAAACACAGTGCTGTGATAGGcccactgattttttttaaattatcagataaaataagatagatGAAATATTAGATTTTATGTTGAATAATTGACATGTTATGTTACTTTATGATCTGATGAAAATGTCCTACAGTACAGTGAAGACTGTAAACTTAATTTAACTGGAGGAAATATGGAGTGGAGGGAAatcatatgttttaatgtcattaaTGTCTTCAGGAGTCAGTATCACATCTTCTTTTCTCTATGAATCACGTTTAGATATTATCACACACTTTCCTGAAAATACTAGTGTTCTGTACATACTAGCATTcaactgacacatttttctgttgatgaaCTTATTATTTCaatcaaagtgtgtgtgagttctcAGTCTTGTAATAAGTGTTTTTTGTATGTAGGTAAACATGCTGTAGATGATCATGGAGGTCTCTACACAGTGATGAGGACACATCTGTTCAACTGTTATATGAAAGTTATGTTATTACATAACTGccacccccaaccctaaccctaacccccccccccccccccccagctttACATCACtgatattgttttgttgtgtgcttTATTTCATTGCTTCATTCAGCTGCTGTCGTACTAAATGACTCTTACTATGTTCAGTTCAAAAAGCTGATCTACaccagtgttttttaattttattttttttaagttgcaaggaaaggaaagaaaaaggaaaacaagataATGAAAAGACAAGACAAAGGAAGCTATGGAAGCATATTGCTGCCacgccagaaaaagaaaaaatcagtaTCAGTAAACAAGTTCATTGTTagaataattatcattattataattatcattatcattaaaattattattattatcattatcattattattatctttatcattattatcattatcagtatcattaaaattattattattattatcattatcattattattataacaatatacTATTTATCTCATTAATGctgatctgtttttctttttctggcgtggcagcaatacggttccatagcaacagaaaaataaactacaaaaagTAAAGAGAACATAGAAAGACTGCAACTTCTCCGACCTCCTCTacacactcctcttcctcctcctcctcctgctcgtctcctcctcatctacacattcctcctcctcctcctcacaggacAGCACATGAagtttctcaaagttctcatgcaCCTCCTAAAAACTTCCCCACGTGTGTTGTTGGcagcaggagaaggaagagtcaaGTCTTTCTCTTCAACATCTGGCATCTGTTCCTCTATGTCTCTGTTGTCAAGGAGACCAGTGTCAATCTTTTCTGGGACACAATGAAGGGATGGTGATGGAACAGTGTCtagtctttttctctgtcctctgtttgttcctctcctcctcctcaggaaAGTCCTCCTCTTCCACGTACActgccttcttttcttcatcctcctccacttTTTTCcctcgctcctcctcctcggtgTCGCTCTGTGTCTTTGCTGTTGCTCCTCCTGAaggtcctcctccttctcctcactggACTCTTGCTCCCCAAAGCCGTCATCTGGTTCCTGTTCATAAAACCAATCACTTAACTTACTTTCATAGTTAAACTCCTCATCGTCCTCTTCCTCGTCAACCAGTCTTGTCACCACGATCTGGTTGAAGGGGATTGGAGCCGCCAGATGTTCAGGGCTGCTGTAAACCTGCAGTttcaaaagaaaagcatcaaaatgaTCATTTTCTTGTGTGTATTTGATAGTGAGAAATGGATTTACAGTGTCAAACAGCAGCTTGATTTAAAAAGCGTACCTCAGTGAAGCGGTGGGCCACCGAGCAGAGGTACGGCAACTTCACAGCTGGTTCCTGGTCTCCCTGGTCTCCCTGGTTCTCCTGGTCCTCCTGGCACTGCTGGGCTACGCTGGCTGTAGaaaccacagcaacaaccatcatgcattaatttaaagaaaatgagaaaaaactgtgtgtgtgtgtgtgtgtgtgtgtgtgtgtgtgtgtgtgtgttacaattAAAATGGCTGgtgtcctcctctgtcctcagcTGAGGGATGAATGGAGGCTCTTCGTCCATAAGGAACCTCCAGCAGAGACCTCTAAAAAACGAGTGAGCCTTCACCTCTCCGGATCCTCCTGGAGAACAAGTGAGACAAACAAAATTATGAATGTGAGGAAACAACAAGTCTTCCATCAGCTCCCATCCTGTCTCTATCCACGTCTTCATCATTAGTGAATGTGACACTAACCTGTCCCCAGACGTCTCTTGGCATTCTTCTGAAGGAGAAGGCTGATCAGGTCCTGGGCATCAGTTCCTTGGGCTGCTTCCCCCTCTGGCCAGATGATGTCatctgagaaaaaacaaaaagcacataTCAGTAATCCAATAATAGAATCAAAAGTTTAACTAAACAAGAAATTCAACCACATGTTGCTagattttcatgaaaatcaCAAAGTAGGATAATGCACATTCATTCATATCATCTTTTAGAATAAAGAAGTtcggtttagtcaaatttaaagtgTTACTACaactgtttgacgctctgcatgTTAGCTttgcagctaacgttagcagtgtgctaacgtaacctacaacaTAGTTGCTGTGTAGTTGcttgctgtgtatctggtgtttgatcactgctttcaaaatgtttacagtcatgaagacatataagcACAGACTGTCtatcacaataaaaatatattatgatACGCAGGCCAACATGCTATGTTATCATAAGCTTCAACTCTTGtcactgtagttgtgtaaaatcaacctgaacagctaactcctgctagtttttactccgttgtgttttattacataaacacagaaaaagattTGCTTTATTGATCCAATATTTGGAAAatcttgatttagagcagcatgttatccagtataataaatgtctgtttaaaacttatttaaaatgtgaaaataaacatgaataacttGCAAAGAATCATTTAGGCATGATCTATGatacctttttatattaaataaaggtaatggaattcaattgttctaaatattacatttaatctgaggtatcatgtcaatcaggaaccatttactttttttaaatgaagtaattattagtataagtccacttaaatacactgtaggtggatcaaATATTGAATCTGTctcattttcaggagcattcagtcttacttttggtaaaacaatggtgcaaatgtaatttcaaatgacataaaaccaacaaaaatactaagtgtacatttgaacaaatctgatgctgcttttaaaactatgtttaagatatttttgaatggCACATCACATTTGAATgacaacccttatttgtcactgagccaGAAAGAGATGAACTGATGTAAAGATTCTTACCTTGAATCACGTGGTCGAAAAGGTCATCAACGTCGTTCCCGTCAAATGGAGTTTCACCCACCAGAAACTCAAAGAGGATGATAACCTAGGGCCCACCAGTCCACAGGCTTTCCGTACCCCACCTCTAGTATGGCCTCTGGGGCCATATAACAAGGAGTGCCCGCTGTCTGAAGGTaggaaacacaaaatgattaGAACAACGATCCAGGTTTGAGCTCAAATAAgcacagaagagaaaaatcaaAGACTTACCTCTTTGTCCGTGAATTCCTGCACGATCCTGATTACCGGTGCTTGCGGAACATCTTGCGCTATGTTCAGTTGACCTATTTTTGAGAGGCCAAAATCGGTCACCTTGATGTGGCCGGTGGCAGTGATCAACATGCTATaacagaggaaagcagaaaCATGTCTCATGTTAGATTACACACCAAACTCTAAAGGggtgttcacaccaagagcgATGACGCGATGTCGCGTGTCGAGATTACATGTAAAGTCAATGCAAAGACGCGATTTATCGCCTTGCGGCGCGATACACGCATCACACGCGACGCGATGGACGCGATGCCACGAAAATCGCATCAacgctcttggtgtgaacaTGTCAGATTGATGGGACAGATTGATGACTCACTTAGCAGTATTCAGGTCTCTGTGGATGATACCATAGCTGTGTAGATATTCCAGAGCCATGGTAGTCTCTGCAATATAGATTCTGCTCATCTTTGAGGAAAAGCGCTTCCGTTGCTCCAGCAAGGAGGCACAATCCCCACCTAGAGGGACAGGAAGAGACatgttctcagtgtgtgttgggtgggtAGCATGGATGGGCTCCATAGATAATATAGGAAATTCAGTTTAAAGCTCATTTATCTGTTCTATCCCTGTCTAAGCAAACAACCTGCTTACCTGCTACATACTCCATGACTATACGGAGGTCTGTGTTAATCTCAAATGCACAAAACATTGAGACAACATACTGGTTTTCTGTGTAGGAGAGGATGGCTCTCTCCACCAACACCTGACGAATGTCTTGCTCTTTCTTCAGGTTCCGCCAGTTGATGATTTTCATGGCAAAAGCCTGACTAGTTTGTCTGTGGCGCACAAGGTTTACAGATCTGcacaagaaggaaaaggaaacatgAGCAGGTTCTACTACTGAACATCAGCTCTGATTTAATGAGAAACTAAAACATTCTTCAGTATGACGTTTCTCTGTGTTTGGACTGAACTCTGTGTGGAGTCCAAACAGTCTGTTAGAATGTAAAGAAGTCTTACTCACCCAAAGCTGCCACCGCTGAACTGTTTAATGACATCAAAGTCACCCTCCTGTGGTTTTCTGGGTGGAGGGCAACACACTGAGCGGGtctaaatcaaacaaacaaaagagacaaaatcTCTGTTATAAATGAGTCAACTAAATACAATAAAGTATGCACTATAAACAAAGGGATTGTGCATGTTTCTTAAAATCAgtttggaaaaaagaaacatggttGAAATTGAAACACCTACTTCATGGAGGACTTTCTCCAGTTTGTTCTGGAGGTCGACGAAGAACTGAGGACAGATCAGTTCTCTCTGGACGGTGGACTCACATAGCATTGAGAGGTCCACTAGCTGCCTCTGTATGAACTTCAATGCATATGAAGCCTGGAGCAGACCGCTATCGCTAAACTCTGTTactgtgttcattttcactGAGACTGATGGAAGGATGGCAGAAAGAATTTCAAATCAGGatcattgtttctgttttaagcAGAAGTTAAAAATTAAAGACGGTAAAAATTACATGAGACAATTTGAAAGGATGaaaccttaaaaagtcttaacaTGTTTTAAGTTCAGTTTTTGATATTGAAggtctaaaaatgtcttaaaatgtctgaaattgtaggagttaaagtattacatttgattttagtggaattatatttgttcagttatttacgttatttatcattaatatgattattttctgattattttacataaagaaagaaagaaagaaagaaatacttaCTACTGATAGTTGCTGCTGAAGTGTCAAGATAGATGTTTAACTCGCTAAAGTTATTTTCTGCAGACTAATCATAATCACTTCTTACTTAAACTTAACCTTTACATTAACTTCAACTATTGACccaaaaatctgcattttacCACTTAGGGACTCGACTCCAACCTTTCAATATATGCATCACACCACTGTATATGaaatattaacttttttcttCTACACATATATTTCCCCATACACTCTACTAttgcacatgtgtgtttattgtttgtaaaaatgttttcacataATAAGCATTATCTTTACTTAAATTTTAACAGCAACACAGTTCTCCTCCTCAGATTAACAGTATCACCATGGTTTCTTATGTACAGTCTAtgctatgttccccgggtcctttGTTCCCTGATCGCgccctttcttatatacagtctatggttgctagctcagcggctaactcagctaactggctaactgtagacgggatcatccctatcatagactgtatataagactGTATATAGACCTAAGGTTATATAaggttccccggtcacatacaaagcgggtaAAATAGGGATGATCCCGCAGGTTAGCACATGGTGACTCGTAACTTAAACTTTACTCTTCGTCAGTAATGCACGTTAATGTTAACTATGATATTAATACTAATTTTggctaaaataaaatgcaagtcATTTTGAATGGGAAATGCAATGTTACTTACCGAAACAGCTGAATATCAGAATCCTTTGTGTATCGGTTAGCACATCCAAAAGCCGAACAAACCATTTTTAGGCgactgaaatgtaaaacaaaactcTGAACTCAGAAAAACTGTCGATGTGAGACAAGTTCACGGCAGGGTCTATCTGTCTGCCCTCCTGAGCctgtcaatcaacctgtcaatcacaacgtagccacgcccccaatgcataccctgctttatcgtcaaatataaaatcagggaggccaaaatttcacaaatgaacaacagactgcattgaagaaggctttaaactagcgattgagaccataaacacattttgaaaacgtttactgaggttaaaaatcaagtgagaaattggtgaattctccattgacttgtatagagccggaagtctttttggacacaaaacgatcgccccctggtggccttttgatagaatgcagctctaagtcacttccgcattggcttcatttcagacgacaggaactccccgcctgagtaTCACAGAGAAATTTTCTATCAGGTGTGTCGTCGCATCAAAAAAAGTTTCCAAAactgttttcagttcatttgtTTTGACTTCATATCTTCATTTCAAGAAAAGTTTGACTTATGTAACAAATCTACTAGAATTATTACTCAGTCACTGATAATTCTGATTAATCAGCCAAAACTTTGAGTTAGCACAAGATTGTATATTTAAGCCAGTCTTATTGTGATATTATACAAAGAGATATATAATACCTGGTCTGCAGTACTAGTCCTGTACAAATTCTAATATTCAAATAAAAGCTCAATGAATGGACGACTCAGTACATTGTTTtagtccttttttcttttcttttatgttttatgacaTGTATATAACGGAGTATAtgcagtttccgtagtgtagtggttatcacgttcgcctaacacgcgaaaggtccccggttcgagaCCGGGCGGAAACATATCTTTATTGGTAGTCAGTCAAAGTTAATATAAAATTGAGCAAATAGTCATTCATATACAGTAGCGTGTGACGGTAGTTTATGGAATCAAATAAGGGTCAAAAAGATTTTGTAGttgtaaaaatattttgtgcCCGTGTAAAAATCTCTATGGTAAAAACACTGTGCATGCGTAAGACTAAATCCgacggacacacacatacaagtgcGACCCTGAAGTTACAAGTTTACAAACCTCAAGTTACAAGTACGAATTTTGACGATTTTGACCCTGTTTTGACGGCTGAATGAACAGCCAACCAATCAGCATGTTGCTTACTGACTTGCCAATCAACCCGGTGCCCACCCATTAGAGTACCTATTGGCACTCTACCACCCATGTGCCAACCTACCATCCAATCAAAAAGCAGCACATgcacaaaatcttttttttacaaCTACAAAACTgtgttacacattttttcttttttattaattaatacattttttaaaactttattaagtAATACAATGCAGTACAGTGCAATACAATTCAGTGCAATGACAACTGCCAGGGGACACATTCAGAGGCAATATTTCAGAATATCATATTACAAttatacaaatacattaaaGAGAACACAAACTGtgttacacatgcacaaagtgtttttacacGGGCACAAAATCTTTTTACAACTACAAAACTTtattacacatgcacaaaatctTTTTACAACTACAAAACTGCTTCTGCTACtagcctactactactactactagacTAGGACATTCCCCggggctatctatctatctatctatctatacatctatacatacatacatacatacatacatacatacatacatacatgcatacttaagttacatacatacatacatctatctatctacacaTCTATACATCCATATATCCATCTAATAAAATCATGTGACTACCCGGTACaataggtggcggtaatgcgcCTATAAacacgagagagagaaaagcgaagaagaagaggacCGGACCGGTAGTGATGGTCCCTtatttacagtctatggaaATGTGTTTACGTCCTAACCATCAGGCACTTTGCGACGCCCAATATTTGAAATAGTACTTGTTGAATGAGGTAAGTAGGACGATTTAAGTAACACATTGCACATCACTAGATTTATGAAGTACAGCGGTGTGTTTTGATAGCTATCTGATTCTATCCAAtgctagttttgtttttgttaacatgTGTTTTCGTTAGCACCATAGGGTAATTCATGTGGAGAACTAGCTTTACTATCCGCTTTATCAAATACTTATACCAGAGAAACGTCGCCTCTCTATCAAATTAATTGCACTTTAATTTCTCTGCCTGTGTGACACATTGCTCTGAAATAGTGACTTGAAACTGTGACCAGGTTTAGCTAACTCCTGTGGTTAACACGTGTAAGGTGTGGGTTTTATCTCTCAACATGTTTAAAGTTaagactgttttattttattttattgtaaggATTTAAAATGAACGTTTCTcagctgtttttattgctgTGATTGGGAAATATGTCCTTATTATCAGGCTTAACATTTGATAACTGACAGTTAttgtaaaaacaggaaaaaagattaACCATGCTGAGTAGGCTACTATTtactattaaaatattaaaaatacaaaataaaaacacattattatagtATGTGTATTGGGATTAGTGGTGTTGTTGATAGTATGGTTTATTTCAAGATAGGAGAGGAACCAAAtttgattaaattatttaaGCTTCACTATAAAAAACATATCTGGCTTAGTACTGGTCATGCCTGCAAGCCACTGCTTTAACTGCTCCAGTTTTATCTGACAATATGTTTACGTTTTCTCTGGAATCACTCCTTGGAACTAGACAAAAGGGTTATTTGCAGCACTAATATTTTGATTCAGTCATTACTCTCAAACGTCACTGTATGAAAACAATAATGTATTGTCATTATTGTTAAATGTCTGAACACTAGAAATGATcatcttttatttgtgttttgatatttttatgacCCCAGTGATGGATCCTGTTCACCCTCTAGAGGAGCTGCATGGTAATAGTGATCATGATGGTGTTGATGTCACCTCCTGGGTGTCAGTGTGTCCCCGAGGACTCTGGAAGGTCCAGCAAAAGTGGACACGCAAAGGTAGTAAACAGACTATTGTGGAGATTATGCATTTTCTGACATAACATTATTCTTCAAACTACAGtaaattattaatattctgTCTATATTTTTATACCAATTATTTCTTATTGTGTTTTCTAGCACATTCATCCAGTTACTGTCCAAGGTTGGGCTCACTGTGTCGTGTTCGAGCGCGTCTCAATGCTGACATGGATGGAGCAGAGAGTTCAGTATCTGAAAAAGATGATGAAAAGATATCAGTTCAACCAGACCAGTCAGACCCTGACATTACAGAAGCAGTGGCCACAGCCTTTCCAAGGTGTCATGACTCAGTGCTGCAGGTCCCGCTGGGTGATTGGACTACACTGAGGCTAGGGGAGGGTCAATGTGATATCACAGAAGCGTGTGTGGAACGGATGAGAGCTGGAGAAAAATGTGAGGTAAGGGTAAAAGCACATCCTTGTTGTAGACAATCCTGTTAGATCTTGGTGATATGATCatgatgtgttttcttttttacaaaatTATTTGTTCAATTCAAGTAAAAACTGCCTTTTACCCAGCCCCAATCTAAATAACatagtaaatatatttataacaaTCCCctcttacatttatttgatcTTTTTGGTGTAACCTTTTTATGTTCCTTATTCAGACTAATTacagcagaaagaaaatattttttgtgagGAAGTTAATTTGACAGAGATTAGAGTGTGAAGTTAATAGCTGAAAAGAAACATGACAGGGATCACAATGTctaaaaattatatatttaaaatcccAGATGGGTAACATTTTGCATTGGCTCCCTCGCAATAAAGCTCATTGAGTAACAGCCATTTCTTCTGGAAGCTATTTAAGtaaactcatttttattgaaCTTGATACAAGCACAGACTGAAGACTCAAACAATTGAATATGCACAATATATTCATCTAGTTTTTTTCAGGCAGGCAAGATGAAATGTCTAATTATTGCATTTTGCTACTCAGATTCTACTTTCTCCAGTGAAAAATGGACCAAATGTCTCAATTACTCAACCTGCAGAGGAAAAGCTGCCTTTATGTGCCACAGTTGAACTCCAAGCTTTCACACAAGGCAAGGAATCCTGGGAGATGTCTCCTGCTGAAAAATGGGAGTGGGTAAAGTCACACAAAGAAAGGGGTGGAGTGAGGTTCAGGAGTGGGGATATGTGGGGGGCGGCAGACAGCTACAGTCGGGCCCTTAAACTCCTCATCACGCTGTATGGTCGTATCAGAGAGGCGGAGAATAAAGGACAAGAAGCGGTggaacaaagagacacacacaccagtgatGAAACACAGCACCTTCCTTCGGCTAATGAATTCAGAACCATCAAAGCTGAGCTCCACTCAAACTTGTCCTTGTGCCAGCTCAAACTGAAGCAGCCAGAGCGGGCTAAGGCCAGTGCTGCCAAGGCCACACAGCTGGAACCAGCTGGGGCTAAAGCTTGGTACCGGCTGGGCCAGGCATGCCAGATGTTGAATGAGCTGGAGGAGGCCAGGCAGGCATTTAAGGAACTGCTGAAGCTCCAGCCAGAATCACCTGCTGCTTTGAAGGCACTTAAAGATGTAGCAagtagagaaaaagagacaaatgcACAGTTGGGACTGAGACTCAGCAAAATGTTTAGCTAGGGTGACcatttccccttttcttccaGTTCAATGCTGCTTACAAGGATTGTCATCTAATTGTCATCTTACCATATCtacatttttagttttcagTATCAAACACTACCTTTCGAAgaaattaaattgtgttttctgtgtttgaggAAAAAGTAGCATAAATGTACACCTAtgtaaaaaattcaaattaaattgaatttagCTATTTATATTAGTGATAGTCACATGAATGGCAGCAATTCACCTAGGGCATTGTTCCTGAACTCCATGAGCAACTGATTGAGGAGCCGGATAGATGTTTCCTCTCCACGGGTCCTTCTGCAGTACAGTGCAAACTCATCCTTTGTGATGTGTTATTCCAGCTTCCTCTCAGTTACTGCAGGCCAGCCCTGCTGAGTCAGTTGCATCCTTTTGGCCCTTCTCAATTAAGCAACATCAGCTGCATCCCATTCAAAAATGCAGACTGTGGTTCTCATTTAGCCGGCCAATAATCCCAGGAATAATCATGCAGGAAAAATATAACCCGTATGTCATGGGCATATcaaaaaagttgaataaactaaatgaaatgCTGTGGCCAGCACTGCTTGCTGAAGCAGGAGGAACTTGTGTAGTTACAGGAAACACAACAATCAATATTTGCAGGGTGCATGTACATGTGACTGAAGTCATGTCTGGACTGTGAATCTACTAACATGTTTCAACAGACCTTTTGCCTTTACACAGATGTAAAGCATAGGTAACCAGtgatttaataaatacattactGTCACCTTCTGTCCATATTTAGTACCTGTTATTGCCTGTTGCATGCATTTtggaaaacaataaatacattgtgTTAGGGTGTTTAGGTTAGATAAATTACCCGTTGTCATTTTATCTTGATGATAAAAGTCATGCTATTTCTTCTGTTGAGGAACAGATCTGTTGCCTTGATGGCCAAACACAAACGATCTAGATTGGAACGACTGTATTCTGTACCAAATGAAAACACTAAAGTCCTCCAAGAATCTTCACACTCTCACATAGCTGATACAAGACTAAAGTCTTATTGCTACAGATGGCTGAACTCTACTGTTTCCTGCAAAGtaattttcactttatttattcaaactTCTGTTTAAACAACTACTTTTACACATTGCTTTCTGCAGTAATTCATAAGACTGCAAGGGGACTACAAACTGAGCAATTAGTTTACTGCTACTACTTAAGATAGTTCATTAAATCCAAAATTTGGAATTTTATTATGTACTTTGCATAAAAAACTGAACcatacacacaaataattaCTAGTAACTAAAAATGATTTGCTAGATTGTTTGAACTGATACAAACATTAGCATCTGGCATTCTCTCTGTTTTCTAGGATGACAAACTGCTACATAATTACACTACACAGTGTGGAGTCTTCTTTTGAAGTTTCCCAAAAATGTAGGAGAAATATAGTTGTTAATGC from the Scomber japonicus isolate fScoJap1 chromosome 4, fScoJap1.pri, whole genome shotgun sequence genome contains:
- the fkbpl gene encoding FK506-binding protein-like; this encodes MDPVHPLEELHGNSDHDGVDVTSWVSVCPRGLWKVQQKWTRKAHSSSYCPRLGSLCRVRARLNADMDGAESSVSEKDDEKISVQPDQSDPDITEAVATAFPRCHDSVLQVPLGDWTTLRLGEGQCDITEACVERMRAGEKCEILLSPVKNGPNVSITQPAEEKLPLCATVELQAFTQGKESWEMSPAEKWEWVKSHKERGGVRFRSGDMWGAADSYSRALKLLITLYGRIREAENKGQEAVEQRDTHTSDETQHLPSANEFRTIKAELHSNLSLCQLKLKQPERAKASAAKATQLEPAGAKAWYRLGQACQMLNELEEARQAFKELLKLQPESPAALKALKDVASREKETNAQLGLRLSKMFS